One segment of Stomatobaculum sp. F0698 DNA contains the following:
- the tsaE gene encoding tRNA (adenosine(37)-N6)-threonylcarbamoyltransferase complex ATPase subunit type 1 TsaE: protein MTRESRSEEETERFAAELAAVVPPGTVIALEGDLGAGKTAFARGFARGLGITEPVTSPTFTILQSYEGGRLPLWHFDLYRLEDEGEMDEIGYEDCFYGEGVSLVEWASRMPDCLPENTVHVKISRVPERGDDVRELRVSGFPAKEGEA from the coding sequence TTGACGCGCGAGAGTCGCTCGGAGGAGGAAACCGAGCGCTTTGCGGCCGAACTCGCGGCGGTGGTTCCGCCCGGAACCGTGATTGCGCTCGAGGGAGATTTAGGCGCCGGCAAGACGGCCTTTGCGCGCGGATTTGCGCGCGGCCTCGGCATCACGGAGCCGGTGACCAGTCCCACCTTTACCATTTTACAGAGCTACGAGGGCGGACGTCTGCCGCTCTGGCATTTCGACCTCTATCGTCTCGAAGACGAGGGCGAGATGGATGAGATCGGCTACGAAGACTGCTTTTACGGGGAGGGCGTCAGTCTGGTGGAATGGGCTTCCAGAATGCCGGACTGCCTCCCGGAAAACACCGTGCACGTTAAGATTTCCCGTGTGCCGGAACGTGGAGACGATGTGCGAGAACTCCGCGTTTCCGGCTTTCCGGCAAAGGAAGGCGAAGCATGA
- a CDS encoding ACT domain-containing protein, translating into MEEEGRYFVVRRKAVPEVLLRVVETKRLLRANRGMSVSEATEQTGISRSSFYKYKDDIFPFGDSVSGQRITLSIDILDEPGLLADLLAAVARSQANIITIHQSIPLNGMATVSLSLEVRQETGDLSGMVEEMEGLRGVREVTILSRE; encoded by the coding sequence ATGGAAGAAGAAGGCAGATACTTTGTCGTCCGCCGCAAGGCGGTACCGGAAGTGCTGCTTCGCGTCGTCGAGACCAAGAGACTGCTCCGGGCCAATCGGGGTATGTCGGTCAGTGAGGCGACCGAGCAGACCGGAATCAGCAGAAGCTCATTCTATAAGTACAAAGACGACATTTTTCCGTTCGGCGACAGTGTGAGCGGACAGAGAATCACGCTCTCCATTGATATTTTGGATGAGCCGGGATTGCTCGCGGACTTGCTCGCGGCGGTTGCGCGCTCACAGGCGAATATCATCACCATACACCAGTCGATTCCCTTAAACGGGATGGCAACGGTCTCGCTCTCACTCGAGGTGCGGCAGGAGACCGGGGATCTGTCCGGCATGGTAGAGGAGATGGAGGGACTGCGGGGCGTCCGCGAAGTAACGATTTTATCGAGGGAGTGA
- the rimI gene encoding ribosomal protein S18-alanine N-acetyltransferase — MSAEPELRRAVASDLEAMAEAERRCFPDPWSFRLLSELLVSPYDSVFVLVSENTLLGYVNVRVLGDEAELMRIAVVPEERGKRCGLTLLRAGLAEMCARGAEAATLEVRAGNAAAIRLYEKHGFLLAGRRKMYYENPVEDALIYWNRSLSDWKEEVTDA, encoded by the coding sequence TTGAGCGCAGAGCCCGAATTGCGACGCGCGGTCGCATCGGATCTGGAGGCAATGGCGGAAGCAGAACGCCGTTGTTTTCCGGATCCTTGGTCTTTTCGGCTGCTCTCGGAACTTCTTGTATCCCCCTATGACAGCGTCTTTGTGCTTGTCTCCGAGAACACACTGCTCGGCTATGTAAACGTGCGTGTGCTCGGCGATGAGGCGGAACTGATGCGCATTGCGGTCGTTCCGGAGGAGAGGGGAAAGCGCTGCGGGCTTACACTGCTTCGCGCGGGGCTTGCCGAAATGTGTGCGCGGGGCGCGGAGGCGGCCACGCTTGAAGTGAGAGCCGGAAACGCAGCTGCGATTCGACTGTATGAGAAACATGGTTTTCTGCTTGCGGGCAGAAGAAAGATGTATTACGAAAATCCGGTAGAGGATGCGCTGATTTACTGGAATCGAAGTTTATCTGATTGGAAAGAAGAGGTTACGGATGCTTGA
- the tsaB gene encoding tRNA (adenosine(37)-N6)-threonylcarbamoyltransferase complex dimerization subunit type 1 TsaB, which translates to MKILGIESAALTASVALVSDGILTAEYTVTDKKTHSQTLLPMLDEVKRILELNPAEIDAIAISAGPGSFTGLRIGAATAKGLGLALGKPLVAVSTLEALAFNLAGSDSLICPVMDARRNQLYNGLYRWTRKEQSAFGESGCLAEVTAPRAVAAEALIEELNARGEAVIFLGDGVPVVSRLAALLSVPYAVAAPNNSRARAASVAALGEIYAAAGKTVPAEDFAPEYLRKSQAEREREEAIQYDLERELAAGVSPKKARAER; encoded by the coding sequence ATGAAAATACTCGGAATTGAAAGCGCGGCACTGACCGCTTCGGTCGCGCTTGTGAGTGACGGAATTTTGACGGCGGAATATACCGTGACCGACAAAAAAACACACTCGCAGACCCTGCTGCCCATGCTCGATGAAGTAAAGCGTATATTGGAACTGAACCCCGCCGAAATCGATGCCATTGCGATTTCCGCGGGGCCGGGTTCGTTTACGGGGCTTCGTATCGGCGCGGCGACGGCAAAGGGCCTGGGTCTTGCGCTCGGAAAGCCGCTGGTTGCGGTTTCCACCCTGGAAGCGCTCGCCTTTAACCTGGCGGGCAGCGATTCGTTGATCTGCCCGGTCATGGACGCGAGACGGAATCAGCTCTACAACGGCCTTTACCGTTGGACGCGCAAAGAGCAATCCGCGTTCGGGGAAAGCGGCTGTCTCGCGGAAGTAACGGCGCCGCGCGCCGTAGCGGCAGAGGCTTTGATCGAAGAACTCAATGCGCGCGGCGAGGCGGTTATTTTCCTCGGCGACGGCGTTCCGGTGGTTTCGCGGCTTGCGGCCTTGCTCAGCGTGCCGTATGCGGTCGCGGCGCCGAACAACAGCCGTGCGCGTGCGGCCTCGGTCGCGGCGCTCGGAGAGATTTACGCGGCGGCGGGAAAGACCGTTCCCGCGGAAGACTTTGCCCCGGAGTATCTGAGAAAGAGTCAGGCAGAGCGCGAGCGCGAGGAAGCGATACAATATGATTTGGAGCGGGAACTCGCGGCAGGCGTGAGCCCGAAAAAAGCGAGGGCGGAGCGTTGA
- a CDS encoding homoserine dehydrogenase: protein MIKAAIMGYGTVGAGVYEAVKVNQAVIEREVGEGIEIKRILDLRSFPGDPAEKLITDKFSDIEEDEEISLVVETMGGTTPAYEFVKAALLKGKHVVTSNKALVAAHGTELLRIAREKKVNFFFEAAVGGGIPVIRTLGTGYQGQVITEITGILNGTTNYILTRMDREGAEFGDVLADAQRLGYAERNPEADIEGHDTCRKIAILSSLVTGKEVNFEDVYTEGISKIDSTDFRYASELKASIKLVGSAQFAGDQVTVSVFPLLVSDENPLYAVHGVYNGIVIKGNLLGTTMLYGSGAGKLPTASAVLADMMEAGKHKNENVRFGWTAERQTVTSHESEKHRYFVRLSGDAASLAAAKEQFEAERVIQLPGLEEVAIVSAPMTEFTYRERAAKVPNILAMIRAELAE, encoded by the coding sequence ATGATCAAAGCAGCAATTATGGGTTACGGTACCGTCGGTGCAGGTGTCTACGAGGCGGTTAAGGTCAATCAGGCGGTGATTGAGAGAGAAGTCGGAGAGGGAATTGAAATCAAGCGCATTCTGGACCTCAGAAGTTTTCCGGGAGATCCGGCGGAGAAGCTGATTACGGATAAGTTTTCGGACATCGAAGAGGATGAGGAGATTTCCTTGGTCGTCGAGACCATGGGCGGCACGACGCCGGCCTATGAGTTTGTCAAGGCGGCACTCTTAAAGGGCAAGCATGTCGTGACGAGCAATAAGGCACTGGTCGCGGCGCACGGCACGGAGCTTTTGCGGATTGCGCGCGAAAAGAAGGTCAACTTCTTCTTCGAGGCTGCGGTCGGCGGCGGCATCCCGGTGATTCGCACGCTCGGAACCGGATATCAGGGCCAGGTAATTACGGAGATTACCGGTATTTTGAACGGCACGACCAATTACATCTTGACGCGTATGGACCGCGAGGGCGCAGAGTTCGGCGATGTGCTTGCGGATGCGCAGCGCCTCGGCTATGCGGAGCGGAATCCGGAGGCGGATATCGAGGGTCATGACACCTGCCGGAAGATTGCCATCCTCTCCTCGCTGGTCACGGGCAAAGAGGTGAATTTCGAGGATGTCTACACCGAGGGCATTTCGAAGATCGACAGCACGGACTTCCGCTATGCATCCGAGCTCAAAGCTTCGATTAAGCTGGTCGGTTCGGCGCAGTTTGCCGGAGATCAGGTCACGGTCAGCGTGTTCCCGCTGCTTGTAAGCGATGAGAATCCGCTCTATGCGGTACACGGTGTCTACAACGGCATTGTGATTAAGGGGAATCTTCTCGGCACGACCATGCTCTACGGCAGCGGCGCGGGTAAGCTCCCGACCGCAAGTGCGGTGCTCGCGGACATGATGGAGGCGGGCAAGCATAAGAACGAGAATGTGCGCTTCGGTTGGACGGCGGAGCGTCAGACGGTCACTTCTCACGAGAGCGAAAAGCACCGCTACTTTGTGCGTCTCTCGGGCGATGCGGCTTCGCTTGCGGCCGCGAAGGAGCAGTTTGAGGCAGAGCGCGTGATTCAGCTGCCCGGACTTGAGGAAGTCGCGATTGTCAGCGCGCCGATGACAGAGTTTACCTATCGCGAGAGAGCGGCCAAGGTTCCGAATATCCTCGCGATGATACGCGCGGAGCTCGCGGAATGA